A single region of the Duganella sp. BuS-21 genome encodes:
- a CDS encoding twin-arginine translocation signal domain-containing protein gives MELSRRSFLKIGVAGALTLAAGGALYRLAHRPALHRFALEGGAQAVLQAIIPVMLGPVLPVEPAARAQALAAAGQRVGDAVRGLPLTTQKEVQDLFGLLALGPARRLLAGVGGAWEQADPRQVEAFLQNWRSHRLQTLQTAYHGLHDLIIGAWYADPSSWEAIGYPGPLKELSA, from the coding sequence ATGGAATTATCCCGCAGGTCTTTTCTGAAGATCGGCGTGGCCGGCGCCTTGACCCTCGCTGCCGGCGGCGCCCTCTATCGCCTGGCGCATCGGCCGGCGCTGCACCGTTTTGCGCTGGAAGGCGGCGCCCAGGCCGTGCTGCAGGCGATTATTCCCGTCATGCTGGGCCCGGTCTTGCCGGTCGAGCCGGCCGCGCGCGCGCAGGCGCTGGCCGCCGCCGGCCAGCGCGTGGGCGACGCCGTGCGCGGCTTGCCGCTGACCACGCAAAAGGAAGTGCAAGACCTGTTTGGGCTGCTGGCGCTGGGACCGGCGCGGCGCTTGCTGGCCGGCGTGGGCGGCGCTTGGGAACAGGCCGATCCGCGTCAGGTCGAGGCCTTCCTGCAGAACTGGCGCAGCCATCGCCTGCAGACGCTGCAAACCGCGTATCACGGACTGCATGACCTGATCATCGGCGCCTGGTATGCCGATCCGTCCAGCTGGGAGGCGATCGGCTACCCCGGTCCATTGAAGGAGTTGTCGGCATGA
- a CDS encoding alpha/beta fold hydrolase produces the protein MIKRLLILLLVLQALAVGLLATGLYYGWRPLRVATLSAPSTVALCLGFGILVVLLIRLLIAANNFYLSWRSGSITPPDHALNPLRAAGLFWHEFNSSMLTSSYYMLRSVGLQLQPAARGLPVLLIHGYVCNSGYWLPMSKLLKQARISHYGIDLEPPGASIDDYAPQVHAAVQRLRRETGSPQVIILGHSMGGLVARAYLRRYGDLHIARVITLGTPHHGTALAHFGPGSNAAQMRRDSAWLNALAASEANTQRTLISSIYSVHDNIIAPQDSSVLPGARNLVFGAIGHVALGRHPEILRCALKEIEAVARV, from the coding sequence ATGATTAAACGACTGCTGATCCTGTTGTTGGTGCTGCAAGCCCTGGCCGTCGGCCTGCTGGCGACCGGCCTTTACTACGGGTGGCGGCCGCTGCGTGTAGCCACGCTGAGCGCGCCGTCCACGGTGGCGTTGTGCCTCGGCTTCGGCATCCTGGTGGTGCTGCTGATACGGTTGCTGATCGCGGCCAACAACTTCTACCTGAGCTGGCGCTCCGGCAGCATCACGCCGCCGGACCATGCGCTCAATCCGCTGCGCGCGGCCGGCCTGTTCTGGCATGAATTCAATTCCTCGATGCTGACTTCGTCGTACTATATGCTGCGTTCCGTCGGCCTGCAGTTGCAGCCGGCGGCGCGTGGCTTGCCGGTGCTGCTGATCCATGGCTACGTCTGCAACAGCGGCTACTGGCTACCGATGAGCAAGCTGCTGAAGCAGGCGCGCATCAGCCACTACGGCATCGACCTCGAACCGCCGGGCGCCTCGATCGACGACTACGCGCCGCAGGTGCATGCGGCGGTGCAGCGTTTGCGCCGCGAGACTGGCAGCCCGCAAGTCATCATCCTCGGCCACAGCATGGGCGGCCTGGTGGCACGCGCCTACCTGCGCCGCTACGGTGACTTGCATATCGCGCGCGTGATCACGCTCGGCACGCCGCACCACGGCACGGCGCTCGCACACTTCGGCCCCGGCAGCAATGCCGCGCAAATGCGCCGCGACAGCGCCTGGCTGAACGCGCTGGCGGCGTCTGAGGCAAATACGCAACGCACCTTGATCAGTTCGATTTATTCTGTCCACGACAACATCATCGCGCCGCAGGATTCCAGCGTGTTGCCGGGCGCGCGCAACCTGGTGTTCGGCGCCATCGGCCATGTGGCGCTCGGCCGCCACCCGGAAATTCTGCGCTGCGCCCTGAAAGAAATCGAGGCCGTTGCACGAGTGTGA
- a CDS encoding DEAD/DEAH box helicase — translation MSFSSLGLSDALIRAVSETGYTSPTPIQQQAIPAVLKGGDLLAGAQTGTGKTAGFTLPLLHRLSTDAVGLKQTSNKTPRSIRALILTPTRELAAQVEESVRVYGKYTQLNSAVIFGGVGINPQIKQLKHGVDILVATPGRLLDHMEQGTVDLSKVEILVLDEADRMLDMGFIRDIKKVLAKLPPKRQNLLFSATFSDEIKALADGLLDKPATIEVARRNSTVEVIAQKIHPVDRDKKHPMLAHLIKTHNWTQVLVFTRTKHGANKLVEQLEKDGIGAMAIHGNKSQSARTKALAEFKDNKLQVLVATDIAARGIDIDQLPHVVNYDLPNVPEDYVHRIGRTGRAGATGEAVSLVCVDEHDMLKDIEKLIKQTLPREVIPGFEPDLNARAQPIQLRSGAGGHRNGGGGGGGRGAPRNKPAGAGAGAAGKPRSAGGNGGGGAPRGNGGGGGGGAPRSAAQHRSGGRGR, via the coding sequence ATGTCATTCTCCTCCCTCGGTTTGTCCGACGCCCTGATTCGCGCTGTCAGCGAAACCGGCTACACCTCGCCCACCCCTATCCAGCAGCAGGCCATCCCTGCCGTGCTGAAAGGCGGCGACCTGCTGGCGGGCGCGCAAACCGGCACCGGCAAGACGGCCGGCTTCACCCTGCCGCTGCTGCACCGCCTGTCGACGGACGCCGTCGGCCTCAAGCAGACCAGCAACAAGACCCCGCGCTCGATCCGCGCCCTGATCCTGACCCCGACCCGCGAACTGGCGGCCCAGGTTGAGGAAAGCGTGCGCGTGTACGGCAAGTACACCCAACTGAATTCGGCCGTGATTTTCGGCGGCGTCGGCATCAACCCGCAAATCAAGCAGCTCAAGCACGGCGTCGACATCCTGGTCGCCACCCCGGGCCGCCTGCTGGACCACATGGAACAAGGCACCGTCGATCTGTCGAAGGTCGAAATCCTGGTGCTGGACGAAGCCGACCGCATGCTCGACATGGGCTTTATCCGCGACATCAAGAAAGTGCTGGCCAAGCTGCCGCCGAAACGCCAGAACCTGCTGTTCTCGGCCACGTTCTCGGACGAGATCAAGGCCCTGGCCGACGGCCTGCTGGACAAGCCGGCGACCATCGAAGTGGCACGCCGCAATTCGACGGTGGAAGTGATCGCCCAGAAAATCCATCCGGTCGATCGCGACAAGAAGCACCCGATGCTGGCGCACCTGATCAAGACCCACAACTGGACCCAGGTACTGGTCTTCACCCGCACCAAGCACGGCGCCAACAAGCTGGTCGAACAGCTGGAAAAAGACGGCATCGGCGCCATGGCCATCCACGGCAACAAGAGCCAGTCGGCGCGCACCAAGGCGCTGGCCGAGTTCAAGGACAACAAGCTGCAAGTGCTGGTCGCCACCGACATCGCCGCGCGCGGCATCGACATCGACCAGCTGCCGCACGTGGTCAACTACGATCTGCCGAACGTGCCGGAAGACTATGTGCACCGCATCGGCCGCACCGGCCGCGCCGGCGCCACCGGCGAAGCCGTGTCGCTGGTGTGCGTGGACGAGCACGACATGTTGAAAGACATCGAGAAGCTGATCAAGCAGACTCTGCCGCGTGAAGTGATTCCTGGCTTCGAGCCGGACCTGAACGCCCGCGCCCAGCCTATCCAGCTGCGCAGCGGCGCCGGCGGTCACCGTAATGGTGGCGGCGGTGGTGGTGGCCGTGGCGCTCCGCGCAACAAGCCGGCTGGTGCTGGTGCTGGTGCGGCCGGCAAGCCGCGCTCGGCTGGCGGCAACGGCGGCGGTGGCGCTCCACGTGGCAACGGCGGTGGTGGCGGCGGCGGTGCTCCGCGCTCCGCAGCCCAGCACCGCTCCGGCGGTCGCGGCCGCTAA
- a CDS encoding PAS domain S-box protein has product MTVDFGTLFLNETPDAVVLTTTDGEVVCWTRGAEAVFGYSSAEATGRRLDALIEAPTPFNDSVDILQQTLTLGLASYESMRQAKDGTLVYIDSSSKLVRDAEGRPAYILWSKKDVTALKVLRDAKLVEARYDGILDSMPDAIIMANAAGRIVLANRQAEQLFGYAHGALRGMLLEQLMPARLRHAHIAHRTGFMAQPLVRPMGSGRDLYGLRSDGAEFPVEISLSPIAADEGTLVMSAIRDISERKRFEQALQENNVELAKAVAAKDRFLTGMSHELRTPLNAIIGFTGTMLMKLPGPINDEQNKQLRMVQSSARHLLSLINDLLELTRIESGKVELDVQPLSCRAVIDEVLISFKPQARSKGLALEFESTQEPAVSSDRQAVQQILMSLVHNAIKFTNSGTVLVRLATALVGERACATISVSDTGIGIGAAQRDGLFQAFTQLDPSALRQFDGSGLGLHLSRKLAALLQGEIYFDSEYGVGSVFTLALPLEFCEREG; this is encoded by the coding sequence ATGACCGTCGATTTCGGTACCCTGTTCCTGAATGAGACCCCCGATGCTGTCGTGCTGACCACGACGGACGGCGAAGTAGTTTGCTGGACGCGTGGCGCCGAGGCCGTGTTCGGCTACAGCAGCGCCGAGGCGACGGGCCGCCGCCTCGATGCGTTGATCGAAGCACCTACCCCCTTTAATGATAGTGTCGACATCCTGCAACAAACCTTGACACTAGGCTTGGCCAGCTACGAGTCGATGCGCCAGGCCAAGGACGGCACCCTGGTCTACATCGACAGTTCAAGCAAGCTGGTGCGTGATGCCGAGGGCCGGCCCGCCTATATCTTGTGGAGCAAGAAGGATGTCACCGCGCTCAAGGTGCTGCGCGATGCCAAGCTGGTCGAGGCGCGCTACGACGGCATCCTCGACTCGATGCCGGACGCCATCATCATGGCCAACGCGGCCGGCCGCATCGTGCTGGCCAATAGGCAGGCCGAGCAATTGTTCGGCTACGCGCACGGCGCCCTGCGCGGCATGTTGCTGGAACAGTTGATGCCGGCGCGCCTGCGCCACGCCCACATCGCCCACCGCACCGGCTTCATGGCGCAGCCGCTGGTGCGCCCCATGGGCAGCGGCCGCGACCTGTACGGCCTGCGCAGCGACGGTGCCGAGTTCCCGGTGGAGATCAGCCTGAGCCCGATCGCGGCGGACGAGGGCACGCTGGTGATGAGCGCGATCCGCGACATCAGCGAGCGCAAGCGGTTCGAGCAGGCGCTGCAGGAAAACAATGTCGAACTGGCCAAGGCGGTGGCGGCCAAGGATCGCTTCCTCACTGGCATGTCGCACGAATTACGCACGCCGTTGAACGCGATCATCGGTTTTACAGGTACTATGCTGATGAAGTTGCCTGGACCCATTAATGATGAGCAGAACAAGCAGTTGCGTATGGTGCAAAGCAGTGCGCGCCACCTGCTATCGCTCATCAACGACTTGCTGGAGTTGACGCGCATCGAGTCCGGCAAGGTCGAGCTCGATGTACAGCCCTTGTCGTGCCGCGCGGTGATCGATGAAGTGCTGATCTCGTTCAAGCCGCAGGCGCGCAGCAAGGGGCTGGCGCTGGAGTTCGAGTCGACGCAGGAGCCGGCGGTGTCCAGTGACCGTCAGGCGGTGCAGCAGATCCTGATGAGCCTGGTGCACAACGCGATCAAGTTTACCAACAGCGGCACCGTGTTGGTGCGGCTGGCAACGGCGCTGGTGGGCGAGCGGGCCTGCGCCACGATCAGCGTCAGCGATACCGGCATCGGCATCGGCGCCGCGCAGCGCGACGGCCTGTTCCAGGCCTTCACCCAGCTCGATCCGAGCGCGCTGCGCCAGTTCGACGGCTCCGGCCTGGGCCTGCATCTGAGCCGCAAGCTGGCCGCGCTGCTGCAGGGTGAGATTTATTTTGATAGCGAGTATGGTGTGGGCAGTGTGTTCACGTTGGCCTTGCCACTGGAATTTTGCGAAAGGGAGGGGTGA
- a CDS encoding inositol monophosphatase, which translates to MINTAVKAARRAAAVINRASFDLDRVIVTEKNHKDFVTDVDQAAEQAIIEVLSKAYPDHAFLAEESGASKNAHDESEYTWIIDPLDGTTNFMHGFPQYCISIALAQRGVITQAVIYDPVRNDLFTATKGAGAYLNEKRIRVGKLDRISNALLATGYQTGSPKALTEYLEMYGIMAERSQGVRRAGSAALDLAYVASGRLDGFYEKGLKPWDIAAGALMVTEAGGIVGEFSGESDYLYKGDIIAASPKVFAQMVGLLAPYA; encoded by the coding sequence ATGATCAACACGGCGGTCAAAGCCGCCCGCCGCGCTGCGGCCGTCATCAACCGCGCCTCGTTCGACCTCGACCGCGTCATCGTGACCGAGAAAAACCACAAGGACTTCGTCACCGACGTCGACCAGGCCGCCGAACAGGCGATCATCGAAGTGCTGTCCAAGGCTTATCCGGACCACGCCTTCCTGGCCGAGGAATCGGGCGCCTCCAAGAACGCCCACGACGAGAGTGAATACACCTGGATCATCGACCCGCTCGATGGCACCACCAACTTCATGCACGGCTTCCCGCAATACTGCATCTCGATCGCGCTGGCCCAGCGCGGCGTGATCACGCAAGCGGTGATTTACGACCCGGTGCGCAACGACCTGTTCACCGCCACCAAGGGCGCCGGCGCCTATCTGAACGAAAAACGTATCCGCGTCGGCAAGCTCGACCGCATCAGCAACGCCCTGCTGGCCACCGGCTACCAAACCGGCAGCCCGAAGGCGTTGACCGAATATCTGGAAATGTACGGTATCATGGCGGAACGCAGCCAAGGCGTGCGTCGCGCAGGCAGTGCCGCGCTGGATCTGGCCTACGTTGCATCGGGTCGTCTGGACGGCTTCTACGAAAAAGGCCTGAAACCTTGGGATATCGCCGCCGGCGCCCTGATGGTGACTGAAGCCGGCGGTATCGTCGGTGAGTTCAGCGGCGAATCGGACTACCTGTACAAGGGCGACATCATTGCCGCCAGCCCGAAAGTATTCGCCCAGATGGTCGGCTTGCTGGCCCCCTACGCATAA
- a CDS encoding TraR/DksA family transcriptional regulator, protein MNDQQWHELQERLTQAHAALLSQLADDLDRTTDLRLPLPHVAEASPADNASQRALHSAVHEAATLTARRLDLVRHALARFDDASYGLCESCGEPTGYSRLAACPEARCCIQCQTRLERGRR, encoded by the coding sequence TTGAACGATCAACAGTGGCACGAGCTGCAGGAACGCCTGACGCAGGCGCACGCCGCCCTGCTGAGCCAACTTGCGGACGATCTCGACCGCACCACCGACCTGCGCCTGCCGCTGCCGCACGTGGCCGAAGCGTCCCCCGCCGACAACGCCAGCCAGCGCGCGCTGCATAGCGCCGTGCATGAGGCGGCCACGCTTACGGCACGCCGGCTCGACCTGGTGCGCCATGCATTGGCCAGGTTCGACGATGCGAGTTATGGATTATGTGAAAGTTGTGGCGAGCCGACAGGCTACTCGCGGCTGGCGGCCTGCCCCGAGGCGCGCTGTTGCATCCAGTGCCAGACGCGGCTGGAACGGGGCCGGCGCTAG
- a CDS encoding acyl-CoA thioesterase: protein MRWNWDHPQPYILELSPAAADIDGLDHTNNAVYVQWCEKAGWAHSAALGMRLADYRRLDRAMAIRRAEYDYLLPTSAGEQLVLGTWLYATDGKLNMERRFQLLRASDGATVLRGRWELVCIDISSGRARRMPAEFCAAYLPAVVA, encoded by the coding sequence ATGCGCTGGAACTGGGATCATCCACAACCGTACATTCTGGAACTGTCGCCGGCCGCCGCCGACATCGATGGGCTGGACCACACCAACAACGCCGTCTATGTGCAATGGTGCGAAAAAGCCGGCTGGGCGCACTCGGCAGCGCTGGGCATGCGCCTGGCCGACTACCGCCGCCTGGACCGGGCGATGGCGATCCGTCGCGCCGAATACGATTACCTGCTGCCGACCAGCGCCGGCGAGCAGCTGGTGCTGGGCACCTGGCTGTACGCCACCGACGGCAAGCTGAACATGGAACGCCGCTTCCAGCTGCTGCGCGCCAGCGACGGCGCCACGGTGTTGCGCGGTCGCTGGGAGCTGGTCTGCATCGACATCAGCAGCGGCCGTGCGCGCCGCATGCCAGCCGAATTCTGCGCCGCCTACCTGCCTGCCGTGGTGGCCTGA
- a CDS encoding transporter substrate-binding domain-containing protein, giving the protein MSAAIKRYLLAVAAACLCVPAAATELRMIGAETSFYCIPPAVEGEAPSGLACELMAEMARRAGHTGKIQLYPLARALMLAAVTPGMLVAPVARIPAREKLYQWQVPILEDEFVVVAAKDASVDISSIAAVRKLALGVVRDGAGARLAEAHNFDRVSLVAHDDLNARKLSAGRIDAWLSSWNGILSAQRNAGLKADSLRRGVVVSRVKIYMASSPELDPALLAEWRAAMDAMVRDGAYDRLLKKYQYELPK; this is encoded by the coding sequence ATGTCCGCCGCCATCAAGCGCTACCTCCTGGCCGTGGCCGCCGCCTGCCTGTGCGTGCCGGCCGCCGCCACCGAGCTACGCATGATCGGCGCCGAGACCTCGTTCTATTGCATTCCGCCGGCGGTCGAAGGCGAGGCGCCGTCCGGGCTGGCCTGCGAGCTGATGGCGGAGATGGCGCGCCGCGCCGGCCATACCGGCAAGATCCAGCTATACCCGCTGGCGCGCGCGCTGATGCTGGCCGCCGTCACGCCCGGCATGCTGGTGGCGCCGGTGGCGCGGATTCCGGCGCGCGAAAAACTCTACCAGTGGCAGGTGCCGATTCTGGAGGATGAGTTCGTGGTGGTCGCCGCCAAGGATGCCAGCGTCGATATCTCCTCGATCGCCGCCGTGCGCAAGCTGGCGCTGGGGGTGGTGCGCGACGGCGCCGGCGCGCGCCTGGCCGAGGCCCATAATTTCGACCGCGTCAGCCTGGTCGCGCACGACGACCTCAACGCCCGCAAGCTCAGCGCGGGGCGGATCGACGCCTGGCTCAGTTCATGGAACGGCATCCTGTCGGCGCAGCGCAATGCCGGCCTGAAAGCCGACAGCCTGCGGCGCGGCGTGGTGGTAAGCCGGGTCAAGATCTACATGGCCAGCTCGCCCGAGCTCGATCCTGCGCTGCTGGCCGAGTGGCGCGCCGCCATGGACGCCATGGTGCGCGACGGCGCCTATGACCGGCTGCTGAAAAAATACCAATACGAGTTACCGAAATAG
- a CDS encoding GMC family oxidoreductase encodes MSVIVDPIQAGLAAGWRVTDGAQLQADHTLEADVVVVGSGAGGGVTAEILALSGLKVLIVEEGALKSSKDFKMREADAYPALYQESAARKTKDKGVNILQGRTVGGSTTVNWTSSFRTPEITLRYWNQHFGLKDYTPESLAPWFGMMEERLSITDWPTPPNQNNDLLRRGASKLGIPTALIRRNVNGCWNLGYCGMGCPTNAKQSMLVTTIPSALQHGASLLTRVRAEKLVIRNGRVTELEGVALTHDGLQASGRRVTLRAKHFVLSGGAINTPALLLRSLAPDPRGLLGRRTFLHPTVISAGLFEQRVDGYAGAPQTVYSDHFLHTDRIDGPMGYKLEAPPLHPLLLSTTMAGFGAQHAALMQQFPHVHALLALLRDGFHNDTPGGSVALVDGAPVLDYPISDFIWDGARRALLSMAEIQFAAGANSVMPTHERAQMYGSWAQAKAGIAALPFKLLQTRVVSAHVMGGCAMSDDERLGVTSSSGRYHGLSNVSVHDGSLFPTSIGANPQLSIYGIVARLASGLAQELSGKPALRPTRA; translated from the coding sequence ATGAGCGTCATCGTTGATCCGATTCAGGCCGGCCTGGCCGCCGGCTGGCGCGTCACCGACGGCGCGCAACTGCAGGCCGATCACACGCTGGAAGCGGACGTGGTGGTGGTCGGCAGCGGCGCCGGCGGCGGCGTGACGGCCGAGATCCTGGCGCTGTCCGGCCTCAAGGTGCTGATCGTGGAAGAGGGCGCGCTCAAATCCTCTAAGGATTTCAAGATGCGCGAGGCCGACGCCTATCCCGCGCTGTACCAGGAGTCGGCTGCGCGCAAGACCAAGGATAAGGGCGTCAACATTTTGCAGGGCCGCACCGTGGGCGGCAGCACCACCGTCAACTGGACCAGCAGCTTCCGCACGCCGGAGATCACGCTGCGCTACTGGAACCAGCACTTCGGCCTCAAGGATTACACGCCGGAGTCGCTGGCGCCGTGGTTCGGCATGATGGAGGAGCGCCTGTCCATCACCGACTGGCCGACCCCGCCCAACCAGAACAACGACCTGCTGCGTCGCGGCGCAAGCAAGCTCGGCATTCCAACCGCGCTGATCCGCCGCAACGTCAACGGCTGCTGGAACCTCGGCTATTGCGGCATGGGTTGCCCGACCAACGCCAAGCAGTCGATGCTGGTGACCACCATCCCATCGGCATTGCAGCACGGCGCCAGCCTGCTGACGCGGGTGCGCGCCGAGAAGCTGGTGATCAGGAACGGCCGCGTGACCGAACTCGAAGGCGTGGCGCTGACTCACGACGGCCTGCAGGCCAGCGGCCGCCGCGTGACGCTGCGCGCCAAGCATTTCGTGCTGTCCGGCGGCGCCATCAACACCCCGGCCTTATTGCTACGCTCGCTTGCGCCCGATCCGCGCGGCCTGCTGGGGCGGCGCACCTTCCTGCATCCGACCGTGATCTCGGCCGGCCTGTTCGAGCAGCGCGTGGACGGCTATGCCGGCGCGCCGCAGACGGTATATTCCGACCACTTCCTGCACACCGACCGCATCGACGGCCCCATGGGGTACAAGCTGGAAGCGCCGCCGCTGCATCCGCTGCTATTGTCGACCACCATGGCCGGCTTCGGCGCGCAGCACGCGGCGCTGATGCAGCAGTTCCCGCACGTGCACGCCTTGCTGGCGCTGCTGCGCGACGGCTTCCACAACGATACGCCCGGCGGTAGCGTGGCGCTGGTCGACGGCGCACCGGTGCTCGATTATCCGATTAGCGACTTCATCTGGGACGGCGCCCGCCGCGCGCTGCTCAGCATGGCCGAAATCCAGTTTGCCGCCGGCGCCAACAGCGTCATGCCGACGCATGAGCGGGCGCAGATGTACGGTAGCTGGGCGCAGGCCAAGGCCGGCATCGCGGCGCTGCCGTTCAAGCTGCTGCAAACGCGGGTGGTGTCGGCGCACGTGATGGGCGGCTGCGCCATGTCGGACGACGAGCGGCTGGGCGTGACCAGTTCCAGCGGCCGTTATCACGGACTGAGCAATGTGTCGGTGCACGACGGTTCCTTGTTCCCGACCTCGATCGGCGCCAATCCGCAGCTGTCGATCTACGGCATCGTCGCGCGCCTGGCCAGCGGCCTGGCGCAGGAACTGAGCGGCAAGCCGGCGCTGCGGCCGACGCGCGCCTGA
- the hyi gene encoding hydroxypyruvate isomerase, translating into MPKFAANLSMLYTDAPFLERFALARQAGFEAVEFLFPYPYEAAQIAERLRAHQLKLVLFNLPAGDWNAGERGMACDPTSVEQFRAGVATALHYAKALDVGQVHCMAGKLPAGLAPELARATYLDNLRYAAQQCGSAGINVLIEPINHYDMPGYFLIRSSQALQIIEEAACPNLFLQYDVYHMQRMEGELCNTIAANLAQIKHIQIADTPGRHEPGSGEINYGHLFAFLDRIGYNGWLGCEYNPAGDTNAGLDWRKTLTT; encoded by the coding sequence ATGCCCAAGTTCGCCGCCAACCTGTCGATGCTGTACACCGACGCCCCCTTCCTCGAGCGTTTTGCCCTGGCCCGCCAGGCCGGCTTCGAGGCCGTCGAGTTCCTGTTCCCCTATCCCTACGAGGCGGCGCAGATCGCCGAACGGCTGCGCGCGCATCAGCTCAAATTGGTGCTGTTCAACCTGCCGGCGGGCGACTGGAACGCCGGCGAACGTGGCATGGCCTGCGATCCGACAAGCGTGGAGCAATTCCGCGCCGGCGTGGCCACCGCCCTGCACTACGCCAAGGCGCTTGACGTCGGCCAGGTCCACTGCATGGCCGGCAAGCTGCCCGCCGGTCTGGCGCCAGAACTCGCGCGCGCCACCTACCTCGACAACCTGCGCTACGCCGCCCAGCAATGCGGGTCCGCCGGCATCAACGTCCTGATCGAGCCGATCAACCACTACGACATGCCCGGCTACTTCCTCATCCGCAGCAGCCAGGCGCTGCAGATCATCGAGGAAGCGGCCTGCCCCAATCTGTTCTTGCAATACGACGTCTATCACATGCAGCGCATGGAAGGTGAACTGTGCAACACGATCGCGGCCAACCTGGCGCAGATCAAGCACATCCAGATCGCCGACACGCCGGGCCGCCACGAGCCGGGCAGCGGCGAGATCAACTACGGCCACCTGTTCGCCTTCCTCGACCGCATCGGCTACAACGGCTGGCTCGGCTGCGAGTACAACCCGGCCGGCGACACCAATGCCGGCCTCGACTGGCGCAAGACGCTGACCACATAA
- a CDS encoding glycine zipper domain-containing protein — protein MSNIIAGHFQLQDEIANARLALLDAGFGAARISSFYVNPPGQHDVYELGGDHDKSPGAKESDEGVVKGGAAGAVAGAVVGAATMPVTGPIGPVVGALVGAHVGSLYSLHKMKEAGEPDEDGSNVRAPRKAGMMIAVAVDDQAQEQRALGVLLRLGAREIERAEGQITAGDWRDFDPNSLPELIAG, from the coding sequence ATGAGCAACATCATTGCGGGACATTTCCAGTTGCAGGATGAAATCGCCAACGCGCGGCTGGCCTTGCTGGACGCCGGCTTCGGGGCGGCGCGCATCAGTTCCTTCTATGTCAATCCGCCCGGCCAGCACGATGTGTACGAGCTGGGCGGGGACCATGACAAATCGCCGGGCGCCAAGGAAAGCGATGAAGGCGTGGTCAAGGGCGGCGCCGCCGGCGCGGTGGCGGGCGCGGTGGTCGGCGCGGCCACCATGCCCGTGACCGGGCCGATCGGTCCGGTGGTGGGCGCGCTGGTGGGCGCCCACGTCGGTTCGCTGTACAGCCTGCACAAGATGAAGGAGGCCGGCGAGCCGGACGAGGACGGCAGCAATGTGCGCGCGCCGCGCAAGGCCGGCATGATGATCGCGGTGGCGGTCGACGACCAGGCGCAGGAGCAGCGCGCGCTGGGCGTGCTGCTGCGCCTGGGGGCGCGCGAGATTGAGCGCGCGGAAGGCCAGATCACGGCAGGCGACTGGCGCGATTTCGATCCGAATTCGCTGCCCGAATTGATCGCCGGCTAA
- a CDS encoding RNA methyltransferase codes for MNLPQINTNLFKQLRFILVETSRAGNIGAVARAMKTMGYSDLVLVTPRFENALQDPEAVAFASGAQDILARARVVGSMAEALDGINFAAAVSARLREFSPPVLAPRQFAGQLVAQPELRAALIFGNERFGLPNELVEKSNVLINIPANPEYSSLNLSQAAQVLAYECRMAVLDGAGVALTPRQPAGEASEIGFHGEAASIEQIEGMYRHLEQALVQIGFLDAANPRKLMPRLKRLFARAQLEKEEVNILRGIARHMTGKPGAKD; via the coding sequence ATGAACCTGCCCCAAATCAACACGAATCTTTTCAAACAACTGCGATTTATTCTGGTCGAGACCAGCCGCGCCGGCAATATCGGCGCGGTGGCGCGCGCCATGAAAACCATGGGTTATAGCGACCTGGTGTTAGTGACGCCGCGTTTCGAGAACGCGCTGCAAGACCCGGAAGCGGTGGCGTTCGCCAGCGGCGCGCAGGATATCCTGGCGCGCGCGCGGGTGGTGGGCAGCATGGCCGAAGCGCTGGACGGCATCAATTTCGCCGCTGCCGTTTCGGCAAGATTGCGTGAATTTTCACCGCCGGTGCTGGCGCCGCGCCAGTTCGCCGGGCAGTTGGTGGCGCAGCCGGAGCTGCGCGCCGCGCTGATCTTCGGCAACGAACGCTTCGGCCTGCCGAACGAGCTGGTCGAGAAATCGAATGTTTTGATCAATATTCCCGCCAATCCCGAGTATTCGTCGCTGAACCTGTCGCAGGCGGCGCAGGTGCTGGCCTACGAGTGCCGCATGGCGGTGCTGGACGGCGCCGGCGTGGCCCTGACGCCGCGCCAGCCGGCCGGCGAGGCCAGCGAGATCGGCTTTCACGGCGAGGCCGCCAGCATCGAGCAGATCGAGGGCATGTACCGGCACCTGGAGCAGGCCTTGGTGCAGATCGGCTTCCTGGACGCTGCCAATCCGCGCAAGTTGATGCCGCGCCTGAAGCGCCTGTTCGCGCGCGCCCAGCTGGAAAAGGAAGAAGTCAACATCCTGCGCGGCATCGCCCGCCACATGACCGGCAAGCCCGGCGCCAAGGACTGA